CCAGCTCCTGGGCGTGCTTCACCACCACCGCCCCTTCTCTGACGCCGACGGCTGAGAAGAGCTCGTCCACTATCACGAGGATATTCGACGGCGACATCCTCTCCACGAGGCGCTCAACGACCCGCCCTAGTAGCCACACTGCCGCCCGCGCCGCCGCCCCGCCTATCCGGCCTAGGAGCTCGGCTGCCACATCTGCTAGGATATCCCCCAGCTGTATATTGCTCTTGAAGACGTCCTCCCCCCCTCCTCGCTTTGCCGTCTAGATATAAGGCCACCCCGCGTGGATACCAGCGTGAAAAACGCCTCACCGCCTCCAGGGCCAGCGCCGTTTTGCCGCACCCCTCGGGGCCGTAGATTACATACGGCGTAGATCTGTCCGCCCCCGCATATTCCCGAAGCCAGCTCAGCTCAGCCTCTCTGCCGATAAATACCACAGGTTGCCAAGCCTGCGTTTTTAAATATCAAAATACTATGTAGAAATTGTAGTGCCTCCCCCTCCGCATTACCCCGGCCGAGAGGACGGGGGTGGGGGCCACGGCCAGCAGGTCCTCCAGCTGGTACTGGAAGTAGATCCTCCTGGCTTTGCCTCCCCACGGCACCTCCCAGACGCCCGGCGCGATTTCGCGCCCCCTCCAAACGTCGGGCGCCCAGACAGTAGCCACGGCCACCCGCCCCACCCGCCTAGCCTCTCTTAAAGCAAGCGCCGCCGCGTCGCGGGGCATGTGGTGGATAACCGCCACAAGGTACACCACGTCGAAGGCACCGTCTCTAAAGGGCATCATCGTCGCTTCGCACTCCACAGAATCCCCGCCGGGCGTCATCCTCCGGTCGAGGTCGCAGTGGACAACAAAGCCGTGTTCATGTTCCAGATACCTCGGCTGGGCCCCCCTGCCGCACCCGACGTCAAGCGCCCTGCGGCCGAACGAGGCGAAGTCCGCGACGGGCAGAGGCCTCCTCCTCGTCGCCTCGTACTCCTCACCGATTGAGATGTACGCCTCTCTAGCCTCTTTCGCCCACCACATCTTGTAGAGCTGAGAAGGTCTTCTCGACGACGCGCCTCATTTCCTCCAGCTTTTTATCAACGCCGTTGCCCCTTGCGAATTCAAGGGGGTAGTCCCGGTTGAGGTGCTCTCTCTGTGCGCTCAGCACCGCGGCGGCGCGTTCGCAGTCGGCTGGGGGCTCCCCGTAGACGCACGAGTTGGGGCTGGACACAATGGCGTCTTCCGGCGACTGGACGTATACGCTACCTCCACATGTACGTAACCCCTTTACGCGGCCTGTGTAGGTATATCCGACGAGGTCTAGGTAGAGGGCGCCGGGCCCCTCGTACACCCGCGACACCTTTCTCCACCCACGTTTTGCAACAAGCTCTTCAAAGACGTGCCGGGCCTCCCTCACCCTCGGGGTATCTATGACAAAATCTATATCTCCTCTTCTGTAGGCCACCCCGCTGTACAGCTCCACCGCGAAGCCGCCCACAACAACTACCCTCCCTAGGCCACGCCGCCAAACCTCTTCATTCAGCTCAGCCAAAAACCCAAGCGCGGGGCTACAGGAGCTCATCCACGACGTATACACCATCCATCAACCTAACTCTGTACCTCTTATGCGGCTCGAGGCCTCTAAGCGTAAATACATCGTCTGAAGGCCAAATCACATTTCGCCCCAGCCTCGCAGACATTATGATAATCTTCTCTAGCCTCTCCTCAGCCGCCTCCTTGGGGAAACGCCTTACACGCCCCACATATATCAAAATGCATCTGTTATAAATACCCAATGGAGCCGGCTGTCTGCTTGACGCAGTGGGGAGGGGGGGGGGCGCCGGGTACCCCCGCTTCTGTTGGGGTATGTGTCTATCCCCCTACCCGGGCCTCGCGCGGGCCTCACAGGCCCTGCTTGGGGGCCGCGCCTCCAGCTGGTTTTTACCCCCGCCTTTCGGCGGCCCGCTGGAGGCTCCCCGCGGCGGTGCGGGAGGTTCCAGAGGCTGGCCGTCTCCGAGCCAGCCCCGTCCCCTCGGCGCCCCTATTTTCTAGCAGTGCTGGGATATAAGCTTTACACGGTTGCCCCTGTAGTATATCTGTGCTTGTTTTTATATCGGGTTTTTGTGAGTTAATGGTGTTGCTGATGGGCCGTGTTGATGGGGTGCCTAGGAGAGTTGTGAGTCTTAACCCGTCTGTTAACGAGTTTTTGGCGTTGCTCGGCGTTGAGGTCGTCGGGCGCGATGCCTTTTCGTACAGGCCGAGGGAGCTGATGAAGGTGCCTATCGTGGGTACGTTTACAGATTTCGATGTGGAACGGGCGCGGGCGCTGGCCCCCGACTTGTTTATCCTCTACTACCCGGTGCAGAGACATTTGTTAGAAAAGGCGGCGGAGGTGTCCAGGGCTGTTGTGGCTGTGCCG
The sequence above is drawn from the Pyrobaculum ferrireducens genome and encodes:
- a CDS encoding ATP-binding protein; this encodes MVFIGREAELSWLREYAGADRSTPYVIYGPEGCGKTALALEAVRRFSRWYPRGVALYLDGKARRGGGRLQEQYTAGGYPSRCGSRAPRPDRRGGGAGGSVATRAGR
- a CDS encoding class I SAM-dependent methyltransferase, translated to MWWAKEAREAYISIGEEYEATRRRPLPVADFASFGRRALDVGCGRGAQPRYLEHEHGFVVHCDLDRRMTPGGDSVECEATMMPFRDGAFDVVYLVAVIHHMPRDAAALALREARRVGRVAVATVWAPDVWRGREIAPGVWEVPWGGKARRIYFQYQLEDLLAVAPTPVLSAGVMRRGRHYNFYIVF
- a CDS encoding nucleotidyltransferase — its product is MSSCSPALGFLAELNEEVWRRGLGRVVVVGGFAVELYSGVAYRRGDIDFVIDTPRVREARHVFEELVAKRGWRKVSRVYEGPGALYLDLVGYTYTGRVKGLRTCGGSVYVQSPEDAIVSSPNSCVYGEPPADCERAAAVLSAQREHLNRDYPLEFARGNGVDKKLEEMRRVVEKTFSALQDVVGERG